A genome region from Microplitis demolitor isolate Queensland-Clemson2020A chromosome 1, iyMicDemo2.1a, whole genome shotgun sequence includes the following:
- the LOC103569576 gene encoding digestive cysteine proteinase 1: MYHLSRICFILLIGISCASALVRKPIFSKKHLKSQDGKKSATAVEFNDQYVTRGTLYIPYAEIKEPFYAWYDGKLGSSRIDYYGGMVKTFQLSGDGSHGSSIKIAPITTEEEMNKESCFKIYGDEQMAIRPQTILPDTHGMQCIGEEMVNGIECEKWRLVEKFGEKTNKYTLWIRYKKSSESGIKQAIPVRYEMKGFNSLLGSHYDHYYLNYDWYSYETPDADVFEVANNMSCTGFPGPGDRHLFTFNPMREFISNDHRHVDTEFNVFKRKYNKQYKDLKEHSNRTEVFRQNLRYIHSMNRKSQGYQLEVNHLADRTDDELKYLRGKQYTPNTYNGGLPFPHDVEKESAKIPESHDWRLFGAVTPVKDQSVCGSCWSFGTTGAVEGAYFMKYKTLVRLSQQALIDCSWGYGNNGCDGGEDFRSYEWIMKHGGLPTEDEYGGYIGQDGYCHINNVTLTAKMAGFVNVTTGSPDALKLALFKHGPISIAIDASQKTFSFYSNGVYYDPNCKNTPDGLDHAVLAVGYGTMNGQGYWLVKNSWSNYWGNDGYILMAQKNNNCGVLTAPTYAIAA, translated from the exons ATGTATCATTTAAGTAGAATATGTTTCATTCTATTAATCg gaATATCGTGTGCAAGTGCTCTGGTGAGGAAACCAATCTTCAGTAAAAAGCATTTAAAATCTCaagatggaaaaaaaagtgcaACAGCTGTAGAGTTTAATGACCAGTATGTAACAAGAGGGACATTATATATCCCTTATGCTGAGATAAAAGAACCATTTTATGCCTGGTACGATGGCAAACTTGGATCAAGTCGTATTGATTATTATGGAG GTATGGtaaaaacttttcaattgAGTGGTGATGGAAGTCATGGATCGAGTATTAAAATCGCTCCAATTACAACAGAAGAGGAAATGAACAAAGAATcatgtttcaaaatttacggAGACGAGCAAATGGCTATACGTCCACAAACAATTTTGCCTGACACTCATGGCATGCAg tgcatTGGTGAAGAAATGGTTAATGGAATTGAATGTGAAAAATGGCGTCTTGTTGAGAAATTTGGTGaaaagacaaataaatatacactTTGGATCAGATATAAg AAATCATCTGAGAGTGGAATAAAACAAGCGATACCAGTAAGGTACGAAATGAAAGGATTCAATTCCCTGTTGGGATCTCATtatgatcattattatttaaattacgatTGGTACTCTTATGAAACTCCGGATGCTGATGTCTTCGAAGTAGCCAACA acATGTCTTGTACTGGATTCCCTGGACCTGGAGACCGTCACCTTTTCACTTTCAATCCCATGCGAGAATTTATTTCCAATGACCACAGACACGTTGACACAGagtttaatgtttttaaaagaaaatacaatAAACAGTACAAAGATCTCAAGGAGCACAGCAACCGTACGGAAGTATTTCGTCAAAACTTgag atatatCCACTCAATGAATCGTAAGAGTCAAGGCTACCAATTGGAAGTTAATCATCTAGCAGATCGTACTGACgacgaattaaaatatttacgagGAAAACAATACACTCCGAATACTTATAACGGTGGGCTTCCTTTTCCACATGATGTAGAAAAGGAATCTGCAAAAATACCAGAAAGTCATGATTGGAGACTTTTTGGGGCAGTAACTCCCGTCaaag ATCAATCAGTCTGCGGTTCTTGCTGGAGTTTTGGTACAACAGGTGCAGTTGAAGGCGCTTACTTTATGAAATACAAAACACTTGTGAGATTGTCTCAACAAGCACTCATAGATTGCTCATGGGGCTACGGTAACAATGGCTGTGATGGTGGTGAAGATTTTCGATCATACGAGTGGATAATGAAACACGGTGGACTTCCAACAGAAGATGAGTATGGCGGTTACATCGGACAAGATGGTTACTGTCACATTAATAACGTTACATTGACTGCCAAAATGGCTGGTTTTGTTAACGTCACTACCGGAAGTCCCGATGCTCTAAAATTAGCTCTTTTTAAACATGGCCCAATATCTATTGCTATTGACGCttcacaaaaaactttttcattctACTCAAATGGTGTTTACTATGATCCCAATTGCA aaaATACTCCAGATGGTTTAGATCACGCCGTCCTAGCAGTCGGATACGGAACAATGAATGGACAAGGTTACTGGCTTGTTAAAAATTCATGGTCTAATTACTGGGGTAATGATGGCTACATACTCATGGCTcagaaaaataacaattgcGGTGTTTTGACAGCACCAACTTATGCTATTGCagcgtga